The Perognathus longimembris pacificus isolate PPM17 chromosome 12, ASM2315922v1, whole genome shotgun sequence genome includes the window TGACATTCTTAGAACTGCACACGGTTTACTAAAAAGATAGTAAAATGTACTAACTGGTATTAATTCAAAGTAAGTAGAAGCACACATATAAGCCCATACTTAGATTCTAGAGCAACCATGTATGTGGTATAGCCAATGCATCCTCTTGGCTAGTGTATCAGGAAATGATGATGTTAGAGAACCTCAAATATTTAAACACTGTAAGCCTTGAAACTCAGCCATAGGCTTTCCTAAAGGTAAAGTCACGGGAACCAAAAGCAAGCCTTGCTAAAACAAATGAGTAAATCACCATCTTCCATTGCTAGGCAAAAAAGCTCATCTGTGCAAACCTAACAGTTTACTAAGGCCCTGGGGTGTACCAAGCCCTAAGGGCTGGGAAAGGACATTAGCATCTTCTTCTACCCGTGCTATAACTGGGAAGCTCACAATACCAAGCCTAGAATTTTTCTGAAATGTTGGAGACATTAATCCTGATcattttctcaggaaaaaaagaacactttAGAATGCTGCCAAAATgctgagaagaaaggaaggaaggaaggaaggaaggaaggaaggaaggaaggaaggaaggaaggaagaaaggaaggaaggaaagaaggaaggaaggaaggaaggaaggaaggaaggaaggaaggaaggaaggaaggaaggaaggaaggaaggaaggaaggaaggaaagaagaaagagaggctaGATTTGATTTTCACCATTTTTTTCCAGCAAATCTGTTTCATGTCAACTAAGATTCACTAAAATATCTCACGTAGGTTCTCAATTTGGAAATTTCTCTTTCCATATTATCCGTTTCAATTGAGTCCAATacattgttggggtttttttggttgttctagaatatcattcaaaataaaaatgcatatttgcatttttaagaGTTAAATCCAAGCCTGCTACTTGTTTGCTACTGCACAAGTAAAAGAGTGATGAAACCAAGTGTGGAAAAAAGGATACAAAAAtgtgctttttattaaaaaatgctaGTATGAAAAGTGACAGAAAATTTCCAGATTCACAAAAGCAGATAATTTAGGTTCTTCTTGAAGATAAAACAGGACAGAATAACAGATAAAGAAACTCTAGGGTCTTAATTTTCTGACCATATAAgatatattttcttaagataaaaGAATATAGTTTATATCCAAATTTACAATTGTAATCATGTTATTAttcatatttaattaattttgtgatttttaataGCAAACACCTTTCAGAACTATTTTTCAACAAGGcacagtggtacatacctgtctTACCATTTATTTGGGAGACTGAGCTGGTAGACAGCCTAGGGGCTATACAAACTAGCTGGATAACGCagtgtgagccaaaataaaagcTTTAAAACTTCCCTGTGCAAACTAACATAGCAGAATGGATGCTCTTATTGAGAACCTACTCTCTTTTCAACCTTTCAGGAATTCTAAAAGATAATTAGATGTCCATCTGAAATTAAAAGCTCCACAGGataggctgagagagagagagagagagagagagagagagagagagaaatttcttTGCTTTCACTAGCATGATATTAATTCATATAGCCCAGCTACTAAGCATTTCAGTTACACATTTCATtaggaaaaatatgtattttgatCTGCATAAGGAACGCATTTATATAATTAGAAGTCaaatcaagattttaaaaaattcacaggGAGATGTCTTGCTACCAACTCTAGCTTCGTGACTAGTCTATCCATCCTTACCAACCTCCACTCTGTTCCCTATGTGTCTTCCTGCATATTATTTGATGTCGTTGTTATGCCACTGTAATGTTATATTCTGGTTCTCCCCTTTTGGTAGAAACGATTGCATACAATCAACCTTAGCCTGatattgtgtattttatttttcatactgcCTGAAATCTTGTATTCTAGTGGGTAGATGAACCATCGTTTATTTCACTGGTCATCTTATGGTGAGTACTTGGTAGTTTCCGATCACTGCCTGCAATAAATATTCTGTATGTGTAACTTTGTGTACTGGTAAAACTGTAGGGGAACTTCTTTGATAGGTTACCACACTGTCCTCTAGAGCTCACATGTGGTTTTGCACTCCAGCCAGTAATTAATTCATGAGAGGTCTAGCTTCCCATTGCCTTCTAACCAACatacctgatttttaaaattaaaactaaatcttAATTTGTATGACTAGTTGGCTTATTAAAGACTCAAAATAGTAGGCCAATAGTGTAGGTTGATGTCCATGTGGAGGATAATCAAGAAATGCTTAAAAGAGCTTTCAATGTTTGGTCTGCAGAATCAGTGACTTAAATGTGTGTTGGTACTCACCCGTTCTTTAATTTTTTCGGTCAGGAATGGTTTAATCATAGAAAAGACAGCATGAAAAATAACTGGCTCATTTATCAAATGTATTCCACGAACTTTCAGTGGAAAAGAATCCTTTGGAAAAAGATGTTTtaataagaaaacataaataaatattgcagttacattccttaaaacaacttTCTTTTTTGGATAATTTCTAAATTTACAGCAACAGCTAATTGtgacattttaataattattcaTGCTATCATTACAAAAGCCTGGCTTAAATCATTTTCCTTGCAGTTTAGACTAAGAGTCTACATATATTCACCATAAAAATCTATTGCCAACCATAAATAGTTACATGTAAGGAAACTGATTACTTTGAACAGgtattattttccctttttttttgcttcataaaAATAGAAGAACTATAACCATACTTTTGATATTAGTATATATCCTTTTTTTGTTGCTTGTTCTGAGGATTTAATTTAGTCCAATCATTCTACTATTGAGTCACATCCCAGCCTATTGTATATGTCCTTTATATCAAAGAAATCCAGGCCTTAGAAAGTTTTAGGCAgacactaccactgagccatgcctccagtcctttagAAAGTTTGAAAAGTTAACACTTAGGGGAAAAAATCACATCAGCTGAGAGCCAGTGCtcactcccataatcctagctaatcacaaGGTTGAGATCTAGAGGAACTAAATTCAAAGTCAGCAGAAAAGTCTACTATCTACAAGTAAGCAGTAAAAAGCCAGGgtagatgcatggctcaagtggtataattctttttttttttcaaatttttattatcagactgatgtacagagaggttacagtttcatacattaggcattggatacatttcttgtactgtttgttaccttgtccctcatacccccctccctcctccccctttccctttcccccccatgaggtgttcagttcaattacaccaaacagttttgcaagtattgcttttgtagttgtttgtctttttttaccctgtgtctctcaattttggtattccctttcaatttcctagttccaataccagtatatacggtttccaatatactcagataagattacagagatagtgtaggtacaaccacaggaaggtgatagaagaacatcatcaataatagggcctgagcactgtccctggcttctttttgctcaaggccagcagcactctgccacttgagtcacagcgccccttctggccattttctgtatatgtggtactggggaatcgaacccagggcttcatgtatacgaggcaagcgctcttgccgctaggccatatccccagcccttcaagtggtataattctagctatgagcaagaaagctgagacagagcataaagccctgagttcaatccttagtattagggcatgcatacacacaggcacgcacgcacacaatgATATTGTGCAGAGCTGGGTCCCAGTGTCTCACtctagaatcctaactactcagaggctgagatctgaggcttgcagttggaagccagtccaaacaggaaagtctgtgaaactcttatctccaattagccaccaaaaaaccagaggtggaactgtagctcaagtggtagtgttagccttgagcaaaaaagctcaagaacagcgactaggccctatgttcaagccccaggactggcacacaaaaataaaagaaaaaagtaaataaggaGTTATGGTACAACAACTTTCTTTATTCATAGGAGGACGGGTGCTTGTCACATGACTTGTACATTGATGATCTCATGTGCCTGGGCTCTACTATGTCACCGCACTACCATCCTTTATTAATTTATAAAGTGCGGACAATAATAGTCATCAGTCATAGGCACTGGATAGCTTTTGGATAGAAATGCGTTTGATACACTTAGCAAAGTACTTGGAACACAGCAATCTAATATTTTCgttatcattactattattactattatgtaCAAAGCCCTTACTGTGTTTAAGGTTATTCTTTAGCTAGGTTTCCAGAGAATTATTGTATCAAAGATAATGGCTATTAAAAACTATATCAAATCATACCTACCAAGACTTATAGGATAATTAGgaagaaaatgtaatgaaaagaaaataaaatcacattattATTTTCATGTATAATTTTTGTAGTTAGCTAAGTTTGAGCATTATTTTTGtagcttgttctttttttctggtgggaCACTGGGAGGagttgaactcagaccctgaccttgctaagcaagcactttccTGTGTAAGCCAACTCTtgtgcattagttatttttccagTAGGGCCTCACATCTTCCCATGCAACCCTAGCCCTCAATGCTCCTTCTGACTCTTCCTGCCTAACTGGGACGTTATGTACACACCACATCTAGCATTTTGTTGGTTGAGTTggggtctcaggaactttttcATTTGGGCTGATCTCAATCCAAGACCCTtctgatctctacttcctgagtagctgagattacaggtgtgatcaaccACACCAGGCCGCAGTTGGTTACATTTCCCAATCAATTAATTATGCTTCTtgttagcattcttttttttattatcaattaaattttgttgacaaggtgttgtgcaaaaggggtacagttacataatagggcagtgagtacatttcttgtgggcCTAGCATTCTTAAATTACATGCATTGTTTCTGGCATTAATTGCATTTTTTCGTTGTATTTCTAATGTATTAACACATcctaaagctatttttttttttttttttgccagtcctggggcttggactcagggcctgagcactgtccctggcttccttttgctcaaggctagcactctgccacttgagccacagcgccacttctggccattttctgtatatgtggtgctggggaatcgaacccagggcctcatgtatatgaggcaggcactcttgccactaggccatatccccagcccctaaagctaTTTTTGAAAGAGTTATCGCtagcaatttaaaatataaacttacTGTAAGCACAGCAGCAATCTTCTTGGCTACAGATGGGGCAATTTGTAAGGCATGAGAAATCTGCCAGCCTTCCAGATCAAATATAACCTTGACTCCATTCCGTTGAGTGTCCACTTCCTGAACAATAAGCTCCGATGTGATTAGACTTACACGAAATACGTCATATGCTGTAAAAACTTTTGGGTCCCAGtatgctttcaaaaaaaaaaaaaaaaagcacagatcaTGTACCAGCATTGTATAAAGACTCAGAAAGGTTCTTTGGGGGAATTAATTCATTTTAGACTTAAaggatcaacaaaaacaaaagcatgtaCAAAGGATCAAGGATTTAATAATAGTTTGGCTAGGCCAGAGAATAACTTTCCAAGGCAAAGAACATACTTTTATGAGCATGGGAGGAAACAATGAATACAGGCTGTATTTGATGACCAAGTAAAGCCCACCTTCCCACACAAGAGAGGGTTGTGCCTGGAGATTGGCTAAGCCCTTGCCTATGCTTCGAGCTTGGGCTTGGGCTGTGTGCAGTAGTGCTAGACCCTTGGTAACTGCTGGGGTTTGGATGTGAAACATACCCCAAAACCTCAGGTGTGAAAGGCTTGgttccctacttcattgttggtggaaatgtaaacttgttcagctactctggcaagcggtatggagattcctcagaaggctcaatatagaactcccctatgacccagcagccccactttcgggcatctacccaaaagaccacaaacaaaattacactaaagggttggggatatggcctagtggcaagagcgcttgcctcgaatacttgaagccctgggttcgattccccaacaccacatatacagaaaatggccagaagtggcgctgtgactcaagtggtagagtgctagccttgagcaaaaagaagccagggacagtgctcaggccctgagtccaaggcccaggactggcaaaaaaacaaacaaacaaacaaacaaaacaaaattacactaaagccaccagcacaacaatgttcatcgcagcacaatttgtcatagctaaaatatggaacaaacccagattcccctcagtagatgaatggaacaggaaaatgtggtacatgtacacaatggaattttatgcctctatcagaaagaatggcaatgtcccatttggaaggaaatggaaggacttgaaaaaaattatactaagtgaagtgagccagacccaaagaaacatggactctatggtttccctcatagagaataattagcacaggtttaggctagtcacagcagaggaccacaagagcctaatagctatgcccttatgaacacatagatgatgctaagtgaaatgaactccatgttatggaaacgactgtcatatcactgttgtaattactttcaatatgccatgtgaaaccgtagcttctattgttgatgatcctcttgtatccccttcctgtggttgtacccgcactatcactgtatcttatctgagtacactggaaactgtatacactggtattagaactaggaaagtggaagggaataccaaaatcgagagccaaaggataaaaagactaccAGCACAACCAAAGAAGGGGCTAAGGGAAATGTAGGAAGAGCAAGTAGACAGGTTGGTCTTCCAACAGCTCTCAGGGACAGGTAGGCATAGTAATCCCGCCCATACAGGCCTGAACAGGAAACTGGCCTTCAGAAAGCAGAGCTAGAGAAGCAGCCAGGTGACTATACACACTCCTGCCCACGCAGCGCACCAGTGGCCCGGCATCCCTGAGATGGCCTTCACCTGGAAAAGgataagatcctatctgaaaaacaaaggctGAGGGTGTGGCGCAACTGGTGGAGCAATTACCTAGAAAACCTTcaaagcctagagttcaaaccataATACCACCCCACAAAAGTggaatgaaggggctgggagtatggcttagtggtagagtgcttgcctaccatgcacgaagccctgggttcgattccccagcaccacatacatagaaaaagcagtagtagcgctgtgactcgagtgggagagtgctagccttgagcaaaaacaagccagggacataTGAAACGAGTCCGTGTTCTAATGAATTTCAGAATGTAAAGTGTGAATAAAACTGCaaattgaacacataagatgatgctaagtgaaatgaactccacgttatggaaacaagtgttatatcagtgttgtaattattctcaacatgccatgtgaaaccgtaccctttttttcctctcgtattccctttctgtggttgtccccgtgctatcactgtatctcatctgagttccctggatgctgtatatacgtggattagaactagggaagggagagggaatatcaaaatcaagagacaaaggataaaaagacaaaccattccaaaatcaatatttacaaaaccatttggtgtaaatcaactctaCAACCcatgggaggggaaatgagggaggaggtaacaagttgaacaagaaatgtactcactgccttacatatgaaactgtaacccctctgtaccacactttgacaataaagggaaaaaaatgaaaaaatactgCAAATTGGATGGAGAAGAGCAGAATACTCAGAATTATATACATTCCGAGCTTCAGAAGAGGATACTTCAAAACAGAAGAAATGGCTGTCTGTGTTGAATGGGCAATAAAATAGAACTCAAGTGAGCCATCAAATTTAATGGAAAGGTCTGTGTATATTTCCTCAGGTCTTTTCAGTAAAGATGGGAATTAAATTAGGccacgacagacagacagacacaggagtGACTGACTGTAAGGATTTTATGGACAGTGAGAAGAGAAGTTTGTCGGGAACGCAGAAGGGGAGATAGAGGAGGCTGGGTGGAAGATGAGTGTTGTCCAAGTGAGGAGGAGCTACCTAGCCCTTGGGTTGTGACTtgtcagcaaaagaaaaagaaggaaaaaagtggAGGCCAAGCTtattagaaaagcaaaagaaaggaaagacagaatgaGTACACAACCCAGATGTGGGTGTGGGCACCTCTGACAACAGGTGCAATGCATGCCTAAACATCATGAGGATTTATGGTGGAAAAGTAGGGGGCGGTTAGCTCAATTTTACCTTAGTGTAAGTGCTCCTTTCTGCTCTACGCCTGGTACATTCTGTTGCTTTGGCTGTTACACTGTCTAATCAATTGGGCACACAGGTTTCAAGACTGGCCTGCTGGCCTAACTTGGTTTGTTGATTTCTGAGTATCTCTTCAATGATGCGTTCTGCCAGATACTTCCTTCAAGACAGATGTCCATATAGGggatacatattttttctttgcaaGCAAATACTTTTTGTGATCTCCTGGACTTTGTATTATTGTCATTCAGAATTaagtttttaatatttcttactacgcagttttttggggggttggtagtggggcttgaactctgggcatgggcactggccctgagctcttcaactcaaggctagcgctctaccacttcaagcacaccaccacttccagtcttttggtggttaattggagataagcatgtcagagactttcctgcctgtgttggcttcgaacagcaatcctcagtctcctgagtagctaggattacaggcatgagccaccagtacacagCTTTACTACATGTGTTCAGAACACTTcatcttgatcttttttttttttttacttctgcccACCATATCTCTTCTTATTCTTCACTTATTTTATAAAGTTGACTGTGTGGAAAAATGGAAGTAGGATGTTCACATGTTTCTGTTCAATTCTCACAACTGCTAGAATTTTGTTATCATTGAAGACTATTAAAGTCAAAATTAAACCTGTTACTCCTAAAGACTTAAACATGAATTCTAGACAATGGATTCATTGAGGCTTTCTATATGGCAgccaagaaaagcagaagagaagcaccaaaggaaagaggaaaaggaagaggagggggaggaagaagagatgcaCATGACTCACCGATTCGATAAATAAGAACTCGACTGCCTGAGAGGTCCCTGGATCTCAGGACGCCATGGTAGCCAGCCTTCAGAAGGCCAAGAATACTTCTGGGGCGCAGATCTGCACTTATTTCTGGACACTCCGCTCtccatttaaaatagttttttagtaactgaaaaaaaaaataaaaatacccatAAACAACAGACAAGGTGAGCATTTTGTCACTACAGTCGAGGCTGGAGTTACGGAGAATcttgcttgtctagcaagtgtgaggcactgaattcaaaagAAACGATGAAAAATACTATTtaattaccacacacacacacacacacacacacgtgtgtgcacacaaaaTTCTTGACAGGAAAcactagctcacgcctgtaattctagatacttaggaggctggaatctaaggattgcagttcaaagctagcctcagcaggaaagtccatgagattcatctccaactaaccaccaaaaagccagaagcggagctgtggcttaagtggtagagcactagtattgagcataaacgctcagggacagcatccaggccttgagttcaaaccctaggtaGGActggtgcatacacacacacacacacacacacacacacacacacacacacacacgaaagcctGACATTGTATATGAACCCTACCATCCACTGTCAGGATTTGGGATAGCTTCGTAGCTACAGAACCCAATGTTCAAGTTTGAGTACTTTTCAGTTGACACCTGCAGTAGACAGTCTTTACAGACAATCACCAGCAGCAAATCTTCCCCTCCTAAGGTTCACAGGCACTCCTTCCAGCAGGGAGTGGGAGCTACTTGATCCTCTTGAAGGT containing:
- the Ttpa gene encoding alpha-tocopherol transfer protein, producing the protein MARGPRFSPAARGAGEGAAGMAGTGPGAGSGPGQPPLNALPDHCARLQPGVQELRRRARAAGAPFSPRPFPDAFLLRFLRARDFDLELAWRLLKNYFKWRAECPEISADLRPRSILGLLKAGYHGVLRSRDLSGSRVLIYRIAYWDPKVFTAYDVFRVSLITSELIVQEVDTQRNGVKVIFDLEGWQISHALQIAPSVAKKIAAVLTDSFPLKVRGIHLINEPVIFHAVFSMIKPFLTEKIKERIHMHGNNYKQSLLQHFPKILPLEYGGEEFSMEDICQEWTNFIMKSEEYLSSISETSQ